In the Daphnia pulicaria isolate SC F1-1A chromosome 2, SC_F0-13Bv2, whole genome shotgun sequence genome, one interval contains:
- the LOC124326638 gene encoding pro-resilin-like: MQFVFILLASVVVTAVSAQSYEYKPSYPAAGYKDDYYSAPAKYNFGYTVKDDYSYVDFGHNENRNGEKTKGQYYVVLPDGRRQVVNYAIDGYSGYVADVKYEGNYKPAYKPIYAHQTEYKPTYHQSYIPKH; encoded by the exons ATGCAG tttgtttttattcttctcgcATCCGTTGTCGTCACCGCCGTTTCAGCTCAATCTTACGAATATAAACCCAGTTATCCTGCAGCTGGTTACAAGGACGATTACTATTCG GCTCCGGCTAAATACAATTTTGGATATACGGTAAAGGACGATTATTCTTACGTCGACTTTGGCCACAACGAAAACCGCAACGGTGAAAAAACAAAGGGACAATATTATGTTGTTCTCCCTGATGGTCGTCGTCAGGTGGTCAACTATGCTATTGATGGTTATTCCGGCTATGTCGCAGATGTTAAATATGAGGGAAACTACAAGCCGGCGTATAAACCAATCTACGCGCATCAGACGGAATACAAACCAACATATCATCAGAGTTACATACCCAAACATTAa
- the LOC124326541 gene encoding peptidyl-tRNA hydrolase ICT1, mitochondrial-like: MAVLNNFSSFRRILINSSSSRAYLSGFKSSITLEKLYPSSRLDITTIPKAPESKDGKFSGYIPMDKIQISYARSSGPGGQNVNCVSTKAEIRFHLASAEWIPEPVRVKLAEKLKNQLSKEGYFIVKSDRTRSQHLNLADTLDKLRDLIQSTAQSLVIPEISPETVERQRRLRERAARERLREKRAHSMTKQGRQSPTLDS, translated from the exons ATGGCAGTCCTCAATAATTTCTCCAGTTttcgaaggattttgataAATTCATCGAGTAGTCGAGCATATCTATCTGGTTTTAAAAGTAGTATAACCCTTGAAAAATTATATCCATCTAGTCGGTTGGATATCACCACGATTCCCAAG GCACCAGAAAGTAAAGATGGGAAATTTAGTGGCTACATACCGATGG acaaaattcaaattagctATGCTCGCAGTAGCGGACCTGGAGGGCAAAATGTCAATTGTGTCTCAACCAAAGCTGAGATAAGATTTCACCTAGCCAGTGCTGAATGGATTCCAGAGCCTGTCCGTGTCAAATTagcagaaaaattgaaaaatcagcTATCCAAAGAAGGTTACTTTATTGTTAAATCAGACAGAACCAGATCTCAGCACCTTAATTTGGCTGACACGCTCGACAAATTGAGAGATTTGATCCAATCTACGGCCCAAAGTCTCGTAATCCCTGAAATCTCCCCAGAAACAGTGGAAAGACAACGAAGGCT GCGTGAAAGGGCAGCTCGGGAGCGTCTAAGGGAGAAGCGGGCACACTCGATGACGAAGCAAGGACGCCAATCACCTACTCTCGATTCGTAA
- the LOC124326650 gene encoding uncharacterized protein LOC124326650, protein MGTTFNSSDHPDIQYADSAEDASPPAVQGEVVKPERPPKPERLSHPSGNGSVESNNNNNTSSSKPEAITGEEEVFTQPINVGGTLPRPAPRPQPPVPPIKPRSTISTSSIGAVGDSTDL, encoded by the exons ATGGGTACGACTTTCAACTCTTCCGACCATCCCGATATACAGTATGCGGACTCAGCTGAGGATGCTTCACCTCCTGCTGTCCAAG GTGAAGTGGTGAAACCTGAACGTCCGCCCAAACCGGAAAGACTATCGCATCCTTCCGGAAACGGAAGTGTTGAAagtaacaataacaacaacacatCATCGTCCAAACCCGAAGCAATaactggagaagaagaagtcttCACTCAACCGATCAATGTTGGAGGAACTCTGCCCCGTCCAGCTCCACGTCCCCAGCCTCCTGTGCCGCCCATAAAGCCTCGTAGTACCATTTCGACATCGTCAATAGGAGCAGTTGGAGACAGTACTGATCTTTGA
- the LOC124326170 gene encoding uncharacterized protein LOC124326170, whose translation MPKVSPVFSLFSQCLNIIKNNLEHIYPTPVKSVKKRLKLETSTSSCSIPQTTEGESDNNPFHKIPTVLLEQIISSLPRDKKMKNFNIGFLITTELKKLIIPNLCNEQYLNFRKLETLQVLVLQKTNVGDSCLKIIGTWCKHLRVLDVNHCSRVTDTGIEWLILPSSDLRNTLHELFISCRSVTKRGTQMAVQHFSALQVIENQKIFDVLVAVVKSAAIVSLPPQVLKFAFIRLNIRPAGLYRKGNLGLVVGCCPGLLDLTIVVKKGLKDSDLFCLTNLKNLRVLRIMGVKSSTGDEITFDMGIAPVLKVVGNSLKVLDLAYLEVVDIWTIVKFCPNLNSLVFQRQSQSLSSLSENEVIQLRKEKGRVIFEDLKILECGFNLSNDILFGLLSCPLLEDVEISECDALTDNFLQEAMTNGIFKNLEVLSLTACNLVTKQGLDALLINENRLEEIIFSFCNKVTLRNVYDWCEIAHCNNWKLILEFENFDTERIIYPTYSQRY comes from the exons ATGCCTAAAGTGTCGCCTGTTTTCTCACTTTTTTCACAGTGTCTTAACATTATTAAGAACAATCTAGAACATATTTATCCGACTCCCGTTAAAAGTGTTAAAAAACGATTGAAGTTGGAGACGAGCACTAGTTCATGTTCTATCCCACAAACAACTGAAGGCGAATCCGACAATAATCCGTTTCATAAAATAC CTACCGTTCTGTTGGAGCAGATCATCAGTTCCCTTCCTAGagacaagaaaatgaaaaatttcaatattgGGTTTCTCATTACAACGgagctaaaaaaattaattattcccaATTTGTGCAATGAGCAATACCTAAATTTCAGAAAACTCGAAACACTGCAAGTGCTAGTCTTGCAAAAAACAAATGTGGGAGActcttgtttaaaaattatagggACATGGTGTAAACATTTAAG ggTATTGGATGTAAATCATTGCTCTAGAGTGACAGACACTGGCATTGAATGGTTAATTCTCCCATCAAGTGATCTACGCAACACTCTtcatgaattgtttatttcctGTCGTTCCGTGACGAAAAGAGGAACACAAATGGCTGTACAACATTTTTCAGCCTTGCAGGTcatcgaaaatcaaaaaatctttGATGTATTAGTAGCAGTGGTTAAGTCAGCGGCCATAGTTTCACTTCCACCACAGGTGTTAAAATTTGCTTTCATTCGTCTAAATATTCGTCCTGCCGGTTTATATAGAAAAGGCAATCTTGGGTTAGTAGTAGGATGTTGCCCTGGGCTTCTCGATCTCACTATTGTTGTTAAGAAGGGATTAAAAGACTCTGATTTGTTTTGCttgacaaatttgaaaaaccttCGAGTACTCAGAATCATGGGGGTCAAAAGCTCTACAGGAGATGAAATTACCTTCGACATGGGCATTGCTCCGGTGCTAAAGGTGGTCGGAAATTCATTAAAAGTTCTCGACCTTGCATACCTTGAAGTCGTTGATATTTGGACGATTGTCAAATTTTGTCCCAATTTAAACTCACTGGTCTTCCAAAGGCAAAGCCAAAGTTTGAGTTCCTTGTCTGAAAACGAGGTAATTCAATTgcggaaagaaaaaggtcGAGTTATTTTCGAGGATCTCAAGATTCTAGAGTGCGGCTTCAATCTATCAAATGACATTTTATTTGGATTATTATCTTGTCCTTTACTAGAGGATGTTGAAATATCAGAATGTGACGCACTCACTGACAATTTTTTACAAGAAGCCATGACAAACGGCATATTTAAGAATCTTGAGGTACTAAGTTTAACAGCCTGTAATTTAGTGACAAAGCAGGGACTAGATGCACtattaataaatgaaaatcgtCTTGAAGAAATAATCTTCTCTTTTTGCAATAAAGTCACTCTTCGCAATGTTTACGATTGGTGCGAAATTGCTCATTGTAAcaattggaaattgattttaGAATTTGAGAATTTTGATACTGAACGTATAATTTATCCGACTTATAGTCAACGCTATTGA
- the LOC124326542 gene encoding peptidyl-tRNA hydrolase ICT1, mitochondrial-like: MAVLNNLSCFRRILINSSSSRAYLSGFKSSITLEKLYPSSRLDITTIPKAPESKDGKFSGYIPMDKIQISYARSSGTGGQNVNCVSTKAEIRFHLASAEWIPEPVRVKLAEKLKNQLSKEGYFIVKSDRTRSQHLNLADTLDKLRDLIQSTAQSLVIPEISPETVERQRRLRERAARERLREKRAHSMTKQGRQSPTLDS, translated from the exons ATGGCAGTCCTAAACAATTTATCCTGTTttcgaaggattttgataAATTCATCGAGTAGTCGAGCATATCTATCTGGTTTTAAAAGTAGTATAACCCTTGAAAAATTATATCCATCTAGTCGGTTGGATATCACCACGATTCCCAAG GCACCAGAAAGTAAAGATGGGAAATTTAGTGGCTACATACCGATGG acaaaattcaaattagctATGCTCGCAGTAGCGGAACTGGAGGGCAAAATGTCAATTGTGTCTCAACCAAAGCTGAAATAAGATTTCATCTAGCCAGTGCTGAATGGATTCCAGAGCCTGTTCGTGTCAAATTagcagaaaaattgaaaaatcagcTATCCAAAGAAGGTTACTTTATTGTTAAATCAGATAGAACCAGATCTCAGCACCTTAATTTGGCTGATACGCTCGACAAATTGAGAGATTTGATCCAATCTACGGCCCAAAGTCTCGTAATCCCTGAAATCTCCCCAGAAACAGTGGAAAGACAACGAAGGCT GCGTGAAAGGGCAGCTCGGGAGCGTCTAAGGGAGAAGCGGGCACACTCGATGACGAAGCAAGGACGCCAATCACCTACTCTCGATTCGTAA
- the LOC124326061 gene encoding rho GTPase-activating protein 44-like: MKKNFFRVKQLVDQTVSRAEQSEVLTEDVQSAEKHVELLRQTCGTMSRKINSVLSKNEGTQVDKRLKKIPESAIGHTMIESGGVLGEKSILRDLLIDCGQIGNKIGAEMLGHEVDVEKNVVEPLSQVENEAANIVKARRNLNKLILDMDSARTRYRNAQKQATSGGNVAKVDGIKEELEEAQLKVEMNRDGLAADIYALLAKEADFAKVILHFAESQRKYHLAALKVLDEHIPLLETKWKSHIQKPVFGCDLDEHLRISGRTIAHPIEICVITLYETGVDEEGIFRIAGGASKVRKFRAALDANLADLGFALELHDVHIVAGILKSYLRELPDPLFSLALYDDWINAIKSPDQETRLNALGEVIDKLPESRWNNIRYLIKFFHELSRRHEHNKMTSQNLAIVLAPSLLWSPVNNGDALSLNMSLANTHAAVIEHLIMFADRFFPGEIDCYVTYSKALYSGLLQPPSPLNGGFVERDEHDSKEVRKTHQRMGSTEGLVELRHPAPSSYAYDNLAKAESPRPISRRKKIPAPEPPNQGSSPQLKTLPHVKTPEKEEKKSIAESTPVLPERFVASDKPPVLPPTGPDTKRLSALPISEKKPVLAPRPSLNPLIERSSASSSQSQSHALAPIGFEAIENDLKRQGSVRQIPPYAGPAKGDEETIELRKPHAVSHKRISSYENVVSNNPTPHPNAVSMFGGFQPPMPLDRTKFDIDKPKPSVPERPSIIKQQGSTGSTSTNTLAPEAHSPNETRNNGPAVLERVHSFSVNKQQVSIVQVNSNNPGLTLNSSDHPDIQYADSEDASPPAVQGEVVKPERPPKPERLSHPSGNGSVESNNNNNTSSSKPEAITGEEEVFTQPINVGGTLPRPAPRPQPPVPPIKPRSTISTSSIGAVGDSTDL, translated from the exons atgaagaaaaatttttttcgagtGAAGCAGCTGGTGGACCAGACTGTTTCAAG AGCTGAGCAATCAGAAGTTTTGACTGAAGATGTCCAATCTGCTGAGAAACACGTGGAACTACTGAGACAAACTTGTGGGACCATGTCAAGGAAGATAAACAGTGTGCTTTCTA AAAATGAAGGCACACAAGTGGATAAGAGGCTCAAGAAGATTCCAGAGTCTGCGATTGGACATACAATGATAGAGTCTGGAGGAGTTTTAG GTGAAAAATCCATTCTTAGAGACCTGCTAATAGACTGTGGCCAAATAGGAAATAAAATAGGAGCAGAAATGTTGGGTCATGAAGTTGATGTAGAAAAGAATGTTGTGGAACCACTGAgtcaagttgaaaatgaggctGCCAACATCGTCAAGGCGAGACGAAATCTAAATAAATTGATCTTGGATATGGATTCTGCAAGAACCAG GTATCGCAATGCACAAAAACAAGCGACCAGTGGAGGAAATGTTGCCAAGGTGGACGGTATCAAAGAGGAATTGGAAGAAGCACAATTAAAAGTAGAAATGAATCGTGATGGATTGGCCGCAGATATCTATGCTCTTTTGGCCAAAGAGGCCGATTTTGCCAAG GTGATTCTGCATTTTGCCGAATCCCAGCGCAAGTACCATCTTGCTGCTTTGAAAGTATTGGATGAACACATTCCATTGTTAGAGACCAAGTGGAAGTCACATATTCAGAAACCCGTGTTTGGCTGTGACTTGGACGAACATCTGCGCATTTCAGGCCGTACAATCGCACATCCCATCGAAATTTGTGTCATTACATTGTACGAAACAGGTGTTGATGAGGAGGGTATCTTTCGTATAGCTGGAGGCGCGTCTAAAGTCAGAAAATTTAGG GCTGCCCTTGATGCTAATTTAGCTGATCTTGGGTTTGCGTTGGAATTGCATGATGTCCACATTGTTGCCggaattttgaaatcctatctaCGCGAGTTACCCGATCCCTTGTTTAGCCTTGCACTGTACGACGACTGGATCAACGCCATTAAGAGCCCCGATCAAGAGACCCGCCTAAACGCTCTAGGCGAG GTAATTGATAAACTACCCGAGAGTCGTTGGAACAACATTCGTTATTTGATTAAGTTCTTTCACGAACTCAGCCGACGCCACGAGCATAAtaaaatgacgtcacaaaatcTAGCTATTGTTTTAGCTCCCAGTCTTCTTTGGTCACCG gtaaaTAACGGTGATGCCTTGAGTTTGAACATGTCCTTGGCTAATACGCATGCCGCAGTGATTGAACATCTTATCATGTTCGCCGATCGCTTCTTTCCCGGAGAG aTCGATTGTTACGTTACCTATTCGAAAGCTCTGTACTCCGGATTACTTCAACCGCCTTCGCCCTTGAACGGAGGATTTGTCGAGAGAG ATGAGCACGATTCAAAGGAAGtgagaaaaactcatcaacgAATGGGAAGCACGGAAGGATTAGTTGAACTTCGGCATCCTGCGCCCAGTAGCTATGCATATGACAA TTTGGCGAAGGCTGAAAGTCCGCGTCCAATTTCTCGAAGGAAGAAAATACCTGCCCCGGAGCCGCCAAATCAGGGCAGTTCCCCTCAGTTGAAAACATTACCGCATGTTAAAACACCagaaaaggaagagaagaagagtatTGCTGAGAGCACCCCTGTTCTACCCGAACGTTTTGTGGCTTCTGATAAGCCGCCCGTGCTTCCACCCACGGGACCTGATACAAAACGACTTTCCGCATTGCCGATATCAGAAAAGAAACCCGTTCTTGCACCACGGCCATCGTTGAATCCTTTGATTGAACGCTCATCGGCTTCGTCTAGTCAATCCCAGTCTCATGCTCTTGCACCGATTGGATTCGAAGCAatcgaaaatgatttaaaacgtCAAGGTTCTGTGAGACAGATACCTCCTTACGCTGGACCGGCGAAAGGCGACGAAGAGACCATTGAACTGAGGAAGCCTCATGCAGTCTCTCATAAGAGAATTTCTTCCTACGAGAACGTCGTAAGCAATAATCCAACCCCTCATCCAAACGCAGTTTCTATGTTCGGAGGATTCCAACCACCGATGCCGCTAGATCGGACAAAATTTGATATTGATAAACCGAAGCCTAGCGTACCGGAACGACCGTCCATCATAAAGCAACAGG GTTCAACAGGCAGTACTTCAACCAACACTTTAGCACCGGAAGCTCATAGCCCTAATGAAACTAGAAATAATGGGCCAGCAGTATTGGAGCGAGTTCATTCTTTCTCTGTTAACAAGCAACAAGTTTCAATTGTACAGGTTAACAGTAACAATCCGGGTTTGACGCTCAACTCTTCCGACCATCCCGATATACAGTATGCGGACTCAGAGGATGCTTCACCTCCTGCTGTCCAAG GTGAAGTGGTGAAACCTGAACGTCCGCCCAAACCGGAAAGACTATCGCATCCTTCCGGAAACGGAAGTGTTGAAagtaacaataacaacaacacatCATCGTCCAAACCCGAAGCAATaactggagaagaagaagtcttCACTCAACCGATCAATGTTGGAGGAACTCTGCCCCGTCCAGCTCCACGTCCCCAGCCTCCTGTGCCGCCCATAAAGCCTCGTAGTACCATTTCGACATCGTCAATAGGAGCAGTTGGAGACAGTACTGATCTTTGA